A single window of Paracoccus albus DNA harbors:
- a CDS encoding GGDEF domain-containing protein: MTAGMSIAVERVAMLMPMHLLVGPEGEIRSCGPTLRKMIGRARTVGAIFELRRAPPEADFMAALNRAACEGVRIFLGIKESSLPPLRGEVSQLPNGEVLVNLGLGIGVIEAIANYDLTDADFAANELAIEMLYLHKSNQAIRSELARHSLSLEEAREAAEIQAFTDPLTSLLNRRGFDVAFGRAIADRSATGERRQEFALLQLDLDWFKDVNDRFGHAAGDAVLCRIADILRRETRAEDAIARVGGDEFLILLPGMVSEAPLYQLGRRLINATQQPIDVNGHQCRVSASIGATMSDRYGTISAENILADADMALYAAKRSGRGCIRLHGADMSGAMR; this comes from the coding sequence ATGACGGCTGGAATGTCTATCGCGGTAGAGCGTGTGGCGATGCTTATGCCCATGCATCTTCTGGTCGGGCCGGAAGGCGAAATCCGTTCCTGCGGGCCGACACTGCGTAAGATGATCGGGCGCGCGCGGACCGTCGGGGCGATTTTCGAACTTCGTCGCGCCCCGCCAGAGGCCGACTTTATGGCCGCGCTCAACAGGGCCGCCTGCGAAGGTGTAAGGATCTTCCTTGGAATCAAGGAAAGCTCGCTGCCGCCTCTGCGTGGCGAGGTATCGCAACTGCCGAATGGCGAAGTGCTGGTCAATCTGGGCTTAGGCATCGGGGTGATAGAGGCGATTGCGAATTACGACCTGACCGATGCCGATTTCGCCGCCAACGAACTGGCGATTGAGATGCTGTATCTGCACAAGTCTAACCAGGCCATCAGGTCCGAGCTTGCGCGCCACAGCCTTAGCCTTGAAGAGGCACGCGAGGCGGCGGAGATTCAGGCCTTCACCGACCCGCTTACCAGCTTGCTGAACCGGCGTGGTTTCGATGTTGCCTTTGGCCGCGCAATCGCTGATCGTTCTGCCACCGGGGAACGCAGGCAGGAATTTGCGCTGCTGCAATTGGACCTAGACTGGTTCAAGGATGTGAACGACCGCTTCGGTCATGCTGCGGGCGATGCCGTTCTGTGCCGGATTGCCGATATCTTGCGCCGCGAGACGCGGGCCGAAGATGCCATTGCACGAGTCGGCGGGGATGAGTTTCTGATCCTGCTGCCGGGCATGGTTTCCGAAGCCCCGCTGTACCAGCTGGGCCGACGGCTGATAAATGCCACGCAGCAGCCGATTGACGTGAATGGCCATCAATGCCGCGTCTCGGCCAGTATCGGCGCGACTATGTCGGACCGGTACGGCACGATTTCGGCTGAGAACATTCTGGCCGACGCAGACATGGCGCTTTACGCCGCCAAAAGAAGCGGTCGCGGCTGTATCCGCCTGCACGGGGCGGACATGTCCGGCGCCATGCGCTGA
- a CDS encoding heme NO-binding domain-containing protein — protein sequence MHGFIIRGIELFLRARHGDGVWADVSAEAGIDRRGTMLLRTYSGAVAYALIQTASQVLKLNRDELLEDIGGWIPRLDSVRHVMRFSGSSFEDFVLSLDDLHDRGRVVLPGLNLPRIATRVTGPRQYLLRLAAEDSDWYPVLAGFLRGMADDYGVLAIVEEDDGCLSVSIADDEFAEGNDFSLVQQFWAT from the coding sequence ATGCACGGCTTCATCATCCGCGGTATCGAACTTTTCCTTCGCGCCCGACATGGCGACGGGGTCTGGGCAGATGTATCGGCCGAAGCCGGCATCGACAGGCGTGGCACCATGCTGCTGCGCACCTATTCCGGCGCGGTCGCCTATGCACTGATACAGACCGCCAGTCAGGTCCTGAAGCTGAACCGCGATGAGCTGCTGGAGGATATCGGGGGATGGATACCACGGCTGGACAGCGTGCGTCATGTGATGCGCTTCAGCGGTTCTTCTTTTGAAGATTTCGTGTTGTCACTCGACGACCTGCATGATCGCGGAAGGGTTGTGCTGCCCGGCCTCAACCTGCCGCGCATCGCCACACGCGTGACGGGTCCGCGCCAGTATCTGTTGCGTCTGGCGGCAGAGGATTCCGACTGGTATCCGGTGCTTGCCGGTTTTCTGCGCGGCATGGCCGACGACTACGGCGTGCTCGCCATCGTTGAGGAAGACGACGGCTGCCTCAGTGTCAGCATTGCAGATGATGAATTTGCTGAAGGCAACGATTTTTCCCTTGTACAGCAGTTTTGGGCGACGTGA
- a CDS encoding nicotinate-nucleotide adenylyltransferase — MKQGFPFAVAGQKVGLLGGSFDPAHDGHVLLTEQALKRFGIDKVWWLVTPGNPLKEHQPAPLEDRIAYARRLMDDPRVEVTGIEAELGTRKTVDTIAALQKLYPTLDFVWLMGSDNLVQFSQWERWREIADRVPIGVLSRPGSRLAARLSKAARVMASARLPARRAGLLAASKPPAWVMVNMPMSDVSSSAIRAARIVAGDAPKGAGTKGDD; from the coding sequence ATGAAACAAGGGTTTCCATTTGCGGTCGCCGGTCAGAAAGTCGGCTTGCTGGGCGGATCGTTCGACCCCGCGCATGACGGGCATGTGCTGCTGACCGAGCAGGCGCTGAAGCGTTTCGGCATCGACAAGGTCTGGTGGCTGGTCACGCCGGGCAATCCGCTGAAGGAACATCAGCCGGCCCCGCTGGAGGACCGGATCGCCTATGCGCGGCGGTTGATGGACGATCCGCGCGTCGAGGTGACGGGGATCGAGGCGGAACTGGGCACCCGCAAGACTGTGGATACCATCGCCGCGCTGCAAAAGCTTTATCCAACGCTCGATTTCGTCTGGCTCATGGGCTCGGACAACCTCGTGCAGTTCAGCCAGTGGGAGCGTTGGCGCGAGATCGCTGACCGGGTGCCAATCGGCGTGCTGAGCCGTCCGGGTTCACGTCTGGCGGCGCGGCTTTCGAAAGCGGCGCGGGTTATGGCATCTGCGCGTTTGCCAGCAAGGCGGGCTGGTCTGTTGGCTGCGTCAAAGCCCCCCGCATGGGTGATGGTCAATATGCCAATGTCGGATGTGTCATCCAGTGCCATCCGCGCGGCCCGGATCGTCGCGGGTGACGCGCCAAAGGGTGCGGGCACGAAAGGCGACGACTGA
- a CDS encoding winged helix-turn-helix domain-containing protein, whose protein sequence is MLIAKRDDGTSIRLSKQEHALLLRFIREPNTLITREELLKCLNGSGGVLSERNIDYLVNRLRKRLGDSARDSRFIATRYGVGYSWVANPVKPEPVSAFLLIGPVYGDNAHTEAVGDFPDQLAAAISSALGGHKKVVSSPGWEPDPHGLDKLGFILDVKVHEEGGQVHLAMTLREGSTRRVIQSFRRIVRQGEELQLIEDISCQVVCSVWRDTTLADGGPEAAVIMSSDEKTEWYGSAARIQSEKSILPVGAEVSVMQALNKYETLIRSVHGAPITDDKWIALETEIEDHVLRALPDAHDNPRLLLSIARLLRFIDRGYLALAGRITEEAFRQSVAFDEVFALRGQIEASRGQLEAAVAIYDQAIKMTEPSSRTHIHLLVLKIIALQAGEDRSAVRQTVMDLNNIVPVNQLIFGLFLVPLKARQLNPETESSFSSMSPDDGRHLSRYLFRAWARQFRKPEHQENIVKGFTHHLLRHHGSKAVDQEITRRFPDLIASTADGHSISHSFHRQNGTALRPYG, encoded by the coding sequence ATGCTCATCGCGAAGCGCGATGATGGCACGTCAATCCGATTGTCAAAGCAAGAGCATGCACTTCTTCTTCGGTTCATCAGGGAACCTAACACACTTATAACGCGAGAAGAGCTGCTTAAGTGCCTTAACGGTAGCGGCGGTGTCCTGTCCGAGCGGAATATCGACTATCTGGTCAACCGTTTGCGCAAAAGGCTTGGTGACAGCGCAAGGGATTCCCGTTTTATCGCGACACGTTACGGCGTCGGTTATTCCTGGGTAGCGAATCCGGTCAAACCAGAGCCGGTTTCTGCGTTCCTGTTAATCGGTCCGGTTTATGGAGACAACGCTCATACCGAAGCCGTCGGGGATTTTCCCGATCAGCTAGCAGCGGCAATTTCTTCAGCTCTCGGTGGTCATAAGAAGGTTGTTTCCTCGCCGGGGTGGGAGCCCGATCCCCACGGTCTCGATAAACTTGGCTTCATCCTCGACGTGAAAGTGCATGAGGAGGGCGGGCAAGTACATCTGGCAATGACTTTGCGCGAAGGATCAACGAGACGAGTGATCCAGAGCTTTCGCCGCATCGTACGTCAAGGCGAAGAGCTACAGCTCATCGAAGATATTTCTTGTCAGGTTGTCTGTTCGGTTTGGCGTGACACGACACTCGCCGACGGCGGGCCAGAGGCTGCGGTGATCATGTCGTCTGATGAAAAGACTGAATGGTACGGGTCTGCGGCACGGATTCAATCCGAAAAATCGATACTGCCTGTAGGCGCAGAAGTTTCGGTCATGCAGGCGCTCAACAAGTATGAAACGCTGATCCGCAGCGTTCACGGAGCGCCCATAACCGATGACAAATGGATCGCGCTTGAGACGGAAATAGAGGACCATGTTCTGCGGGCATTGCCCGATGCACATGATAATCCCCGGCTCCTTTTGTCGATTGCCAGGCTCCTTCGTTTTATCGATCGCGGCTATCTTGCGCTTGCCGGAAGGATTACCGAAGAGGCGTTCAGGCAAAGTGTCGCATTTGACGAAGTTTTCGCTCTGAGAGGTCAGATCGAAGCAAGCAGGGGGCAGCTTGAGGCAGCTGTGGCCATCTATGACCAGGCCATCAAAATGACAGAGCCTTCCTCGCGAACCCATATCCATCTGCTTGTTCTTAAAATTATCGCGCTGCAAGCTGGCGAGGACCGTTCGGCGGTTAGGCAGACCGTAATGGATCTGAACAATATCGTTCCGGTCAATCAACTGATCTTCGGGCTTTTCCTAGTGCCTCTGAAAGCAAGGCAATTGAATCCAGAGACAGAGTCCAGCTTTTCTAGCATGTCTCCCGACGATGGCCGGCATCTTTCGCGCTATCTTTTTCGCGCATGGGCACGACAATTCCGCAAGCCGGAGCATCAGGAGAATATCGTCAAGGGCTTCACACACCACCTTCTACGGCATCATGGCAGCAAGGCTGTTGATCAAGAGATCACAAGGCGATTTCCTGATCTGATTGCTTCGACCGCCGATGGACATTCGATCAGTCACAGTTTTCACAGGCAGAACGGCACCGCACTTCGCCCCTACGGCTAA